Proteins found in one Triticum urartu cultivar G1812 chromosome 4, Tu2.1, whole genome shotgun sequence genomic segment:
- the LOC125551878 gene encoding tetratricopeptide repeat protein 27 homolog has translation MMENLVEDIAKEFPVVSQRAKLVFGVHMPSIPALRKEYGELLISCGLLGEALSVFKELELWDNLIYCYRLSGKVADAVSLINTRLSVTPNDPRLWCSLGDATNNDDHYKKALEVSNNKSARALRSLARSAYNKNDFHTSKILWGSALALNSLYPDGWFAYGTAAWKDKDLEKAVDAFSRAVQIDPENGEAWNNIACLHMIRGKSQAAVQAFKEAVKFKRNSWEVWENYSKVALDTCNMRLTLEAVKMVLNLSKNKRFNVDLLDKVMASVEEQGTQLTQEAKSISNASDDANKETRLPNQLVDIIGDILQQIVRSGASNAEFWGLYARWHKSKGNLMACSEALLKQVRSLQGSGLWHDQKKFTQYAQASLQLCKVYIEISSTTGSRRELLSAEMHLKSSLKQATDFSGTEEYKSLNDCLDQLRGLIGDA, from the coding sequence ATGATGGAGAATTTGGTTGAAGATATTGCCAAAGAATTTCCTGTAGTTTCACAAAGAGCCAAACTGGTTTTTGGAGTTCATATGCCATCTATCCCTGCATTAAGGAAAGAGTATGGTGAACTTTTGATAAGTTGTGGTTTACTTGGTGAAGCTCTTAGTGTCTTCAAAGAACTCGAATTGTGGGATAATCTAATCTATTGCTATCGATTATCGGGTAAAGTCGCTGATGCTGTTAGTCTAATAAATACCCGGCTCTCTGTTACACCAAATGACCCAAGGCTATGGTGTTCACTTGGCGATGCtactaataatgatgaccattaTAAGAAAGCCCTGGAAGTCTCAAATAACAAATCTGCTCGAGCTCTGCGCTCTCTGGCTCGCAGTGCATACAACAAGAATGATTTCCATACATCCAAAATTCTTTGGGGATCTGCATTGGCATTGAATTCTTTGTATCCAGATGGCTGGTTTGCCTATGGTACAGCTGCATGGAAGGATAAAGATCTTGAGAAGGCAGTGGATGCTTTTAGTCGTGCTGTGCAGATAGATCCTGAAAACGGAGAAGCGTGGAACAACATAGCCTGCCTGCACATGATTAGAGGAAAGAGCCAGGCGGCAGTCCAGGCATTCAAGGAAGCTGTAAAGTTCAAGAGGAACAGCTGGGAAGTTTGGGAAAATTACAGTAAGGTTGCTTTGGACACATGCAACATGCGACTGACACTTGAAGCTGTCAAAATGGTATTAAATCTGTCCAAGAACAAGCGCTTCAATGTTGATTTATTGGATAAGGTGATGGCCTCTGTCGAAGAACAAGGTACACAACTTACTCAAGAAGCTAAATCCATAAGCAACGCTTCAGATGATGCAAACAAAGAGACCAGGCTACCAAATCAATTAGTAGATATAATTGGTGATATCCTTCAGCAGATTGTACGGAGTGGGGCTAGCAATGCAGAGTTTTGGGGATTATATGCAAGATGGCATAAAAGCAAGGGCAACCTCATGGCATGCTCGGAAGCTTTGTTGAAGCAAGTTCGATCCCTCCAGGGTTCTGGATTATGGCATGATCAGAAGAAGTTCACTCAGTATGCTCAAGCTTCTCTGCAACTTTGCAAGGTCTATATCGAGATTTCCTCCACGACTGGAAGCAGACGAGAATTATTGTCAGCTGAGATGCATCTTAAAAGCTCCTTGAAACAGGCAACGGACTTCTCAGGTACGGAGGAGTATAAATCACTTAATGACTGCCTTGACCAATTAAGGGGCCTGATTGGCGATGCATAG